One genomic segment of Hevea brasiliensis isolate MT/VB/25A 57/8 chromosome 3, ASM3005281v1, whole genome shotgun sequence includes these proteins:
- the LOC110653720 gene encoding F-box protein CPR1, producing MSNLPLDMIAEILCRLPVKKLLCCRCVSKTWHALIDGPNFINLHLQHSIATTSNKNVILKNSDLYSIGFDQLNNFKQLDHPLMCYNHSIRVLGSCNGLLCICNVVDDIALWNPSIRKYIVLPFLPIELKRYLGTCTCRVCAFGLGHDPVNDDYKVVRIAQFGGVNGKIFESEVKVYSLRRNSWRRIGDMPYCVLYPGANGVFACGALHWLVSQGPESNVANIIVALDLGVEDYREVPQPEFRDKNFNRDIGVLGGCLCLLANFQGQRVDLWVMKEYGMKESWTKLFSVAQQEGIGILRSLKPLAYSKSGSEVLMEHGNLNLLRYDLRRKEVRNIRIQDMPLTFEAEIYVGSLVPVNPNRPLKGRSRHEHKEIKDRKRRDDFLSEGFKLVL from the exons ATGTCAAATCTGCCATTGGACATGATCGCTGAAATCCTCTGCCGGCTACCCGTCAAGAAACTTCTATGCTGCAGGTGCGTATCCAAAACATGGCATGCCTTAATAGAtggcccaaatttcatcaatttacaTCTCCAGCACTCTATAGCAACCACCTCTAATAAAAACGTTATCCTCAAGAATTCAGACCTTTACTCCATAGGTTTCGATCAACTGAATAACTTTAAGCAACTTGACCATCCTTTGATGTGTTACAATCATAGCATCAGAGTCTTGGGTTCTTGTAATGGGTTGCTTTGCATTTGCAATGTTGTGGACGACATTGCTCTGTGGAATCCATCTATTAGAAAGTACATCGTTTTACCCTTTTTGCCGATTGAGCTCAAACGCTATCTCGGGACATGCACCTGCAGGGTATGTGCTTTTGGACTTGGGCATGATCCCGTTAATGATGATTATAAGGTGGTTAGGATTGCACAGTTTGGTGGAGTCAATGGAAAAATTTTTGAGTCTGAGGTTAAGGTTTACAGTTTGAGAAGAAATTCTTGGAGAAGGATTGGAGATATGCCTTATTGTGTTCTTTATCCTGGGGCGAATGGGGTGTTTGCTTGTGGAGCTTTGCATTGGCTAGTGAGCCAAGGTCCTGAATCAAATGTGGCCAATATAATTGTTGCTTTGGATTTAGGGGTTGAGGATTATAGGGAGGTGCCGCAGCCTGAATTTAGGGATAAGAATTTTAACAGGGATATTGGGGTTCTTGGAGGATGCCTATGTTTGCTTGCAAATTTTCAAGGCCAGCGTGTTGATTTGTGGGTGATGAAGGAGTACGGGATGAAGGAATCTTGGACTAAATTATTTTCTGTTGCACAGCAAGAAGGTATTGGGATTCTTAGATCTCTTAAACCTCTAGCTTATTCAAAGAGTGGCAGTGAAGTTCTTATGGAGCATGGCAACTTAAACCTTTTACGGTATGACCTTAGGAGGAAAGAAGTAAGGAACATTAGGATTCAGGATATGCCATTAACATTTGAAGCAGAAATTTATGTTGGAAGCCTCGTTCCAGTTAATCCAAATAGACCGCTTAAAGGGAGGAGTCGGCATGAACACAAGGAGATAAAAGATAGGAAGAGGAG AGATGATTTCTTGTCCGAGGGTTTCAAATTGGTCCTGTAA